A single window of Vibrio sp. HB236076 DNA harbors:
- a CDS encoding ABC transporter substrate-binding protein, whose protein sequence is MKLMKTKLLAAMMATGLFASVNAADITVAYDADPVSLDIQEQLSGATLQVSHMVFDPLVRYTQDLEFEPRLASKWERVDDHTFRFHLREGVKFHSGNTMTADDVVWTFNRLKSSPDFKAIFEPFEKMVKVDDNTVDIVSKGTYPLVLQTATYIFPMDSKFYTGQTDEGKDKGEIVKHGNSYASTNASGTGPFTITSREQGVKTEFKRFADYWDKDSKGNVDHLTLVPIKENATRVAALLSGDVDMIAPVAPNDLKRVDSADGVDLVTLPGTRIIEFQLNQNANPALKDVRVRQAIVYAINNEGIAKKIMRGFATAAAQQSPTGYAGHNPELKPRFDLDKAKALMKEAGYEDGLELSMIAPNNRYVNDAKIAQAAASMLAKIGIKVDLKTMPKAQYWPEFDKCAADMLMIGWHADTEDSANFTEFLAMTRNEETGQGQYNCGHYSNPEVDKLVMDANVETDPAKRAVLLQKVETTLYNDAAFVPLHWQNLAWGAKSNVDIKPIVNPMNFPYLGDLVVTE, encoded by the coding sequence ATGAAATTAATGAAAACCAAATTGCTCGCTGCCATGATGGCGACAGGGCTTTTCGCATCGGTTAACGCTGCCGACATCACGGTGGCTTACGATGCCGATCCTGTCTCTTTGGATATTCAAGAGCAATTGTCGGGTGCGACACTACAGGTTTCTCATATGGTGTTTGACCCTTTGGTTCGCTACACCCAAGACCTTGAGTTTGAACCGCGTTTGGCGAGCAAATGGGAGCGTGTTGATGATCATACGTTCCGTTTTCACTTGCGCGAAGGGGTGAAGTTTCACTCGGGTAACACCATGACGGCGGACGATGTCGTATGGACCTTTAACCGTCTGAAGTCATCGCCAGACTTTAAAGCCATCTTTGAACCGTTTGAGAAAATGGTCAAAGTTGACGACAACACCGTCGACATTGTGTCTAAGGGTACTTACCCATTGGTTTTGCAAACCGCGACCTACATTTTCCCAATGGACAGCAAATTTTACACCGGTCAAACCGATGAGGGTAAAGACAAAGGTGAGATTGTTAAGCACGGTAATTCTTACGCTTCAACCAATGCATCAGGTACGGGGCCTTTCACCATTACTTCTCGTGAGCAAGGCGTAAAAACCGAATTTAAGCGCTTTGCCGACTACTGGGATAAAGACAGCAAGGGCAATGTTGATCATCTGACGTTGGTGCCAATCAAAGAAAATGCGACTCGCGTTGCCGCGTTGCTTTCAGGTGATGTGGATATGATTGCCCCCGTCGCGCCTAACGATCTCAAGCGTGTAGACAGCGCTGACGGCGTTGATTTGGTGACCTTGCCTGGTACGCGCATCATTGAGTTCCAACTCAACCAAAATGCCAACCCTGCACTGAAAGACGTGCGCGTGCGTCAAGCGATCGTGTATGCGATCAACAACGAAGGGATTGCCAAGAAAATCATGCGCGGTTTTGCCACAGCGGCAGCGCAACAAAGCCCAACCGGTTATGCCGGTCACAACCCAGAGCTCAAGCCGCGCTTCGACCTAGACAAAGCGAAGGCGCTGATGAAAGAAGCGGGTTATGAAGACGGTTTGGAGTTGAGCATGATTGCGCCGAACAACCGTTATGTCAACGATGCCAAAATTGCTCAAGCGGCGGCGAGTATGCTGGCTAAAATCGGTATCAAAGTCGATTTGAAAACCATGCCAAAAGCCCAATACTGGCCAGAGTTTGATAAGTGTGCCGCGGATATGCTGATGATTGGTTGGCACGCCGATACGGAAGATTCGGCCAACTTCACTGAATTTTTGGCGATGACACGCAACGAAGAAACCGGTCAAGGTCAGTACAACTGTGGTCACTACTCGAATCCGGAAGTTGACAAGTTAGTGATGGATGCCAACGTGGAAACCGATCCTGCAAAACGCGCTGTGTTACTGCAAAAAGTCGAAACTACGTTGTACAACGACGCGGCCTTTGTTCCGCTGCATTGGCAAAACCTGGCTTGGGGTGCGAAGTCTAACGTCGACATCAAGCCGATTGTTAACCCAATGAACTTCCCTTACTTAGGCGATCTTGTCGTTACCGAATAA
- a CDS encoding ABC transporter permease — protein sequence MFSFLIQRLFQALIVMFVISLVAFAIQDNLGDPLRELVGQSVSDAERQALRDELGLNDPFIVKYQRFITAAVQGDLGTSYFFKRPALDVILDKMVATLELVFGATLLIIALSIPLGVYSAIHPKSWWTKVIMAFSSVGISIPVFLTAILLMYVFSISLGWLPSYGRGETSDILGWDSGLFTIDGLLHLILPCISLASIMLPLFIRLVRSEMLEVLGSEYIKFAKAKGLALNKIYYQHALKNTMLPVLTVGGVQIGTMVAYTILTETVFQWPGMGFLFLEAINRVDTPLITAYVIFVGLIFVVTNTVVDLLYGLINPTVNLTGKGA from the coding sequence ATGTTTTCATTTCTGATTCAACGCCTATTTCAGGCACTGATAGTGATGTTTGTGATCAGTCTGGTGGCGTTTGCCATTCAAGATAATTTAGGTGACCCGTTACGCGAACTGGTTGGCCAATCGGTTTCCGATGCTGAGCGACAAGCATTGAGAGACGAACTCGGGCTTAACGATCCTTTTATCGTTAAGTACCAACGCTTTATTACTGCCGCGGTGCAAGGGGATTTAGGCACATCTTATTTCTTTAAGCGCCCAGCACTCGATGTCATTCTCGATAAAATGGTCGCGACACTGGAGTTGGTGTTTGGGGCGACCCTGTTAATTATCGCTCTGTCGATTCCCCTAGGCGTGTATTCGGCCATTCACCCTAAAAGTTGGTGGACCAAAGTCATCATGGCCTTTAGTAGTGTCGGCATTTCTATCCCCGTTTTCTTGACCGCCATTTTGTTGATGTACGTCTTTTCGATTTCTTTGGGATGGTTGCCTTCCTATGGACGGGGTGAGACGTCCGATATCTTGGGGTGGGACTCAGGCTTGTTTACGATCGATGGTTTGTTGCATCTTATTTTGCCTTGTATTTCATTGGCTTCCATTATGTTGCCGCTTTTCATTCGCTTGGTGCGCTCCGAAATGCTCGAAGTGTTGGGCTCAGAGTACATTAAGTTTGCCAAGGCGAAAGGCTTAGCCCTGAATAAAATTTATTACCAACACGCGCTAAAAAACACCATGCTACCGGTACTGACGGTAGGGGGAGTACAAATTGGCACCATGGTCGCCTACACGATTTTGACCGAAACCGTGTTCCAGTGGCCGGGGATGGGCTTTTTATTCCTCGAAGCAATAAACCGCGTTGATACACCGTTAATTACCGCTTATGTCATTTTTGTTGGCTTGATCTTTGTCGTGACCAACACGGTGGTTGATTTGTTGTACGGCTTGATTAACCCAACGGTTAACTTGACCGGTAAAGGAGCATAA
- a CDS encoding ABC transporter permease yields the protein MTTSHSQASRWQRFRQSDIVYYFLKDKVAMTSFVIFVFMLLVAFAAPVIAPSNPYDLASIDIMNSELTPAWMDGGESQFLLGTDDQGRDILSTILYGARLSLTIGFLAVGLQLILGIVVGLCAGYFGGRIDSFLMRCADIQLSFSTMMVAIIVSAIFKASFGSDFYSQYAVLMLVVIIGIAEWPQYARTVRASVLAEKEKEYVEASRVMGLKAPRIMFRHILPNCLSPILVISTVQVANAIMSEAALSFLGLGLPVDQPSLGSLISIGFNYIFSGSWWITAFPGLVLVTLVLVINLLGDWLRDVFNPKIYKG from the coding sequence ATGACGACGTCTCATTCTCAAGCCTCTCGTTGGCAGCGTTTTCGTCAATCCGACATCGTTTACTACTTTTTAAAAGACAAGGTCGCCATGACCAGCTTTGTCATTTTTGTTTTCATGCTGTTGGTGGCGTTTGCCGCCCCGGTGATCGCACCGAGCAACCCGTATGATTTGGCCAGCATCGATATCATGAATTCAGAGCTGACTCCAGCGTGGATGGACGGTGGTGAAAGCCAGTTCTTGCTGGGGACGGATGACCAAGGCCGCGATATTTTATCGACCATTCTCTACGGTGCTCGCCTATCACTCACCATTGGCTTTCTCGCGGTGGGTTTGCAACTGATACTCGGTATTGTCGTCGGCTTGTGTGCCGGCTACTTTGGCGGTCGTATTGACAGCTTTTTGATGCGTTGTGCGGATATTCAATTGTCTTTTTCAACCATGATGGTGGCGATTATCGTCTCGGCGATTTTCAAAGCCAGCTTTGGCAGTGATTTTTATAGCCAGTATGCGGTGTTGATGCTGGTAGTGATCATCGGTATTGCTGAGTGGCCACAATACGCACGTACGGTACGTGCGTCTGTTTTGGCAGAAAAAGAAAAAGAATACGTGGAAGCGTCTCGTGTGATGGGCCTTAAAGCACCGCGCATTATGTTTCGCCACATTTTGCCAAACTGCTTGTCGCCCATTTTGGTGATTTCAACGGTGCAAGTGGCCAATGCCATTATGTCGGAAGCCGCGTTGTCCTTCTTAGGACTTGGTTTGCCGGTCGATCAGCCGTCGTTGGGCTCATTAATCAGTATCGGGTTTAACTATATCTTTTCTGGCTCTTGGTGGATTACCGCGTTTCCCGGGTTAGTACTGGTCACCTTGGTGCTGGTGATCAACTTGCTGGGCGATTGGTTGCGCGATGTCTTCAACCCGAAAATTTATAAAGGTTAA
- a CDS encoding SPOR domain-containing protein produces the protein MEINKASKGKAWPLIGLQMSILALPFSFVAPVMAESDNFLCDARQSRANALPLLESNCPIGKGLWGKKSPSDKKQNFWIQCGLLAKPLTVQQAKPIQQKIRAHVLLKPEGRQYRCLIGPYSNFTNASQDLKRVKTLADYRQAFIRVVTIGEPDQTTAPRVPSNSKPVVRNAVTQSTAPVKKAPQSGGQIIKKRALTLAGREFVVPYLKDNRHEFYMEYGQPWNRLDFQEAQVVCQQMKMRLVTGEEFKTLLSSQEMERKQWPLQLPYWGLARKGLFADGRVTELKGSSMLNVMCTAKA, from the coding sequence ATGGAGATTAACAAGGCATCTAAAGGCAAGGCTTGGCCTTTAATTGGCCTTCAAATGAGTATTTTGGCGTTGCCTTTTTCTTTTGTCGCCCCAGTGATGGCCGAGAGTGACAATTTTTTGTGTGATGCGCGGCAAAGTCGTGCCAATGCGTTGCCACTGTTAGAGTCGAATTGCCCGATTGGCAAAGGCTTGTGGGGCAAAAAGTCGCCGTCGGATAAAAAACAAAACTTTTGGATTCAGTGTGGTTTACTGGCCAAGCCACTGACTGTGCAACAAGCAAAACCAATCCAACAAAAGATTCGCGCCCATGTTTTACTCAAGCCCGAAGGCCGTCAATATCGTTGCTTGATTGGGCCTTATTCGAATTTCACCAATGCCAGCCAAGATCTTAAGCGCGTGAAAACATTGGCAGATTATCGCCAAGCCTTTATTCGGGTGGTGACGATTGGTGAGCCAGATCAGACCACGGCGCCAAGGGTGCCTTCTAACTCAAAGCCGGTTGTCCGCAATGCGGTCACCCAGTCTACTGCGCCGGTGAAAAAGGCCCCTCAGTCTGGTGGTCAAATCATTAAAAAGCGAGCGTTGACCTTGGCAGGCCGTGAGTTTGTCGTACCTTATCTCAAAGACAATCGCCACGAATTCTATATGGAGTATGGTCAGCCTTGGAATCGCCTCGACTTTCAAGAAGCTCAGGTGGTCTGCCAACAAATGAAAATGCGTTTGGTGACTGGTGAAGAGTTTAAAACCTTACTCAGTAGCCAAGAAATGGAGCGCAAGCAGTGGCCGTTGCAGTTGCCCTATTGGGGACTGGCACGCAAAGGCTTGTTTGCCGATGGTCGAGTGACCGAGTTAAAAGGCAGTTCTATGTTGAATGTTATGTGCACCGCAAAAGCGTAA